Part of the Mycolicibacterium thermoresistibile genome, CGGCGCTGCTCACCGCACCGTCGGCCCACGCGTCGGCGCCGTCGTTCTGCGGCGAGATCGGTGGGCAGTGGGACGGCCGATACTGCCGCACCACCGTCGAATCGGTGCGCAAGGCCACCCGCGACATCAAGATCGCGATCCCGGGTGATCTGGTCGACCACCCCACCACCGGGCCGGTGATCCGCGATTACCTGAGCACGCTGATGAACAACTGGCGCAATGCCGCCACCGACATGGTCGCCGACAGTTTCGGTGAGGGCAATCATCAGGTGTTCCGGCGCGGCGATGTGCTCAGCGTGGTGTTCCGCGAGACCTACCACGCCGACGGACCGGACTTCAACAACGCCTACCGCACCTTCACCTTCGACATGGCCAACGGCCGCCGGCTGCAGCTCGCCGATCTGGTGAAGCCGGGGGTCGACCCGCTGACCGAGATCCCGCCGTTGGCCCGGCCCTACATCGAGCAGGCGCTCGACGTCGCGCCGCCGCCGCATCAGCCGCGCACCTACCCGTTCATCTTCGAACGGTGGACCCCGGACAAGGTCTACTCCGGCGCGTACAAGGCGTGGGCGCTCAACGGCGACGAACTCGTCATCTACATGCCGGACTATCCGGTGGCCCGTGACCGGCCCACCGACTTCACCCCCGGCGTCATGCAGTGGTCGATGGACGGCGGCACCGTGCAGGCGCACATCCCGTTGTCCGCGCTGGCCCCCATCCTGCGACCCGAGTACGGCGGCAGCCGATGATGATTCGCCTGCCGGCCGGTGTGGCGGGATGGCTGGTCCCGGCTCTCGCCGCGGCACTGCTGGTGCTCGCCCCGGCCGCCCGCGCCGACGACGAGGTCGCTCCGACGCTGCCGGTTTTCACCCCGTACGAGTCCGGTTGGCAGCCCGATTACACCGTGTTCCCGTACAACCTGTGGCAGATCCGCGTCACCCCGGAGCAGGTCGTCGCGATGCGGGACTCCTGCCAGTGGTTCAACGCCCAGTACGACCAGTTGCGGACCCAGATCTACGGATTCCAGTACTTCCTCGCCGATCACGGCGACGACTGGTCCGCACCCGGCGTGGCCCGGGCCGGCGACACCGTGGCCGCCAACCTCGATCAGACCGCGGCGTTCCTGCAACCGCGCGTCCACACCCTGTTCATCGTCAACTACCCGGACCAGAGCGAGTATTCGCCGGTGTTCCACGGGGATTCGATGTACCGGCTGTGGTACCAGTACACCCAGATCAGCGACAAGATCAGCAAGCGGCTGCCGTCCGGTCAGATCAACGCCAACATCGCCACCGCCAACGTCTACGGCAGCGTGATCCGCGACTCCGGGGTGTGCGCCGGCGCTTAGGAGGCCGGCGCTCGGGAGTCTGTGACGGCGACCCGGACGGCACCGGCGAGCAGTCCCTGTCAGCCGATGGCGCGCTCGCTGTCCTTCCAGAACCGGGCCCGCACCGCCTTCTTGTCCGGCTTGCCGAGCGCGGTGGTCGGCACCGAGTCGACGACGATCACCTGCTTGGGCGCCTGCACCGAGCCCTTGCGCTCCTTGACCGAGGCCCGGATCTCGTCCTTGATCCGCTCGACGTTGGCCTCGTCGCGGTCCACCTCCGGCCGCAGCACGATCACCGCGGTGACGGCCTCACCCCACTTCTCGTCGGGGGTGCCGATCACGCACACCTGCGCGACCGCCGGATGTTCGGCGACGATGTCCTCCACCTCGCGCGGGAACACGTTGAACCCGCCGGTGATGATCATGTCCTTGACCCGGTCGACGATGTACCAGTAACCGTCCTCGTCCTCGCGGGCCATGTCGCCGGTGCGCAGCCAGCCGTCCTTGAAGGTCTTCGCGGTCTCCTCGGGGAGCTTCCAGTAGCCGCCGGCCAGCAGCGGGCCGCTGACACAGATCTCACCGACCTCGCCCTGCGGCACCGGATTGCCGTCCGGGTCGAGCAGCGCGGTGCGGGCGAACAAGGTGGGCCGGCCGCAGGAGGTCAGCCGCTTCTCGTCGTGGGCGCCCTTGGGCAGGTAGGTGATCACCATCGGCGCCTCGGACTGCCCGTAGTACTGGGCGAAGATCGGGCCGAACCGGTCGATCGCCTCCTTGAGCCGCACCGGGTTGATCGCTGACGCGCCGTAGTACACCGTCTCCAGCGACGACAGGTCGCGGGTGCGCGAATCCGGATGGTCCAGCAGCGCATAGAGCATCGACGGCACCAGCATCGTCGCGGTGATGCGGCGTTCCTCGATCACCCGCAGCACCTCCGCCGGATCGAACTTCGGCAGCACGATCATCTCGCCGCCCTTGACGATCGTCGGGACGAAGAACGCCGCGCCGGCGTGCGACAGCGGGGTGCACATCAGAAACCGCGGATTCTCCGGCCACTCCCACTCGGCGAGCTGGATCGTCGTCATCGTGGTGATCGACTGCACGGTGCCGATCACCCCCTTGGGTTTCCCGGTGGTGCCCCCGGTGTAGGTGAGCCCGCCGATGTGGTCCGGCGGCAGGTCGGCCGCCACCAGCGGCCTGGGCTCGTACTTGGCGGCCTCGGCGGTCAGATCCACCGCGACCCCGTCCAGCGCCGGCGGCACCGGCCCGATGGTCAGGATCCGCTGCAGTGACGGCACCTTCTCCAACAGCGCGTGCGCCCGCTCGACGAAGGCCGGGTTCGGGTCGATGATCAGCGAGGTCACCTCGGCGTCGCTGAGCACGTAGGCGTGGTCGTCGAGCGACCCCAGTGGGTGCAGCGCGGTCCGCCGGTAGCCCTGGGTCTGCCCGGCGCCGATGATCATCAGTACCTCGGGTCGGTTCAGCGACAACAGCCCGACCGCCGCGCCGGTGCCCGCCCCGAGCGCCTCGAAGGCCTGGATGTACTGGCTGATCCGGTCGGCGAGCTGACCGCCGGTCAGCGTGGTGTCGCCGAGGAACAACACCGGTTTGTCCTTGTTGCGCTTCAGCGCGCCTACCGTGAGGTGGCCGGAGTGCAGGGGATGGCGCAGCAACTGGTCACTCATACGCTCAGACTAGAACGTGTTACAGATTTGTGGCCAGGCCAGGTCCGGTCGGTTTGACTGGACCGGTGGACGACACCCGCCGCCGGCTGGCCGCCGCGATCCGGGACCTGACCCGCGATCGGGGCCCGACGGGCAGCATCTGCCCGTCCGAGGCGGCCCGGGCGGTCGGCGGTGACACCTGGCGTGAGCTGATGGGACAGGCCCGGGAGGTGGCCCGCGAGCTGGCCCGGGCCGGCGACATCGAGGTGACCCAGCGCGGCAGGATCCTCGACCCGGACGACGCCTGGCGCGGACCGATCCGGCTGCGCATCCGCCGGCCCGAGCCCGGCCGGACCGCGGCGGCACGCGGAACGTGCCGGTGATCCGCGGCCATCGCGGGCGCCGTGGGTGACACTGGCCCGGTGATGCCAACACTCGACGAGCTGCTGGAGCGCCTGCGCGTGGTGGCCCTCCCGATGCGGGTGCCGTTCCGGGGAGTGACCGTCCGGGAGGTCGCGCTGATCGAGGGACCGGTCGCGTGGGGCGAGTTCGGCGCGTTCCCGGAGTACGGCCCGGCGGAGGCGGCCGCCTGGCTGGCCGCCGGTATCGAGGCAGCGTTCAAGAGTCCGCCGTTGATCCGCCGGCACCGGATCCCGATCAACGCCACCGTTCCGGCGGTGCCGGCGCAACGGGTGCCCGAGGTGCTGTCCCGGTTCCCGGGGGCGCGCACCGCCAAGGTGAAGGTCGCCGAACCGGGGCAGACCCTCACCGACGATGTGGCGCGGGTCAACGCGGTCCGCGAACTCGTGCCGACGGTGCGGGTGGACGTCAACGGCGCCTGGACCGTCGACGAGGCGGTGAAGGCCGCCGCGGCGCTGACCGCCGACGGTCCGCTGGAATACCTCGAGCAGCCCTGCGCCACCATCGCCGAACTGGCCGAACTGCGCCGCCGCATCGACGTGCCGATCGCCGCCGACGAGAGCATCCGCAAGGCCGACGATCCGCTGCGGGTGGTGCGCGCCGGCGCCGCCGACATCGCGGTGCTCAAGGTGGCCCCGCTGGGCGGCGCGTACCGGCTGTTGGAGATCGCCACCGCGATCGACATACCGATCGTGGTGTCCAGCGCGCTGGACACGGCGGTGGGAATCGGCCGGGGTCTGTTGGCCGCGGCGGCGTTGCCGCAGCTGAACCACGCCTGCGGATTGGGCACCGGGCGGCTGTTCGTCGAGGACGTGGCCGAACCGCTCGAACTCGTCGACGGGCATCTGCCCGCCGCGCCGGTGCGACCGGACCCGCAACGGGTGCTGGAACTCGCCGCACCGCCGGACCGCCGGCGGTGGTGGATGGACCGCACCCGGGAATGCTTCGCACTGCTCGAAACGTAGCGATTTCGGCGTGCGTACGTCCGCTCAGCGAACGTCAGCACGCCGAAATCGCGCCGGAGGGAGGGCGTGCCAGCGCACGAAGGCGTGGTGGAACGCCGCCGGCTCGGAGTAACCGAGTTGCTGGGCAACCTGTTTCACGGTCGCCCCGCCGCTGAGCAGATCGGCGGCCCTGGCACCCCGCACCTCGTCGATCAGTGACCGGTAGCCGGTGCCCTCGCGGGCCAGCCGACGTCGCAGGGTCCGTTCGGTGAATCCCATCTCGGTGGCCAACGTCCGCATCAGCGGCACCGCGCCCGGATCACGGGCCAGCCGTCGGCGCACCCGGCTCGCCACCGTCGGTTCGTCCTGGTGCCGGGCCAGCAGTTCGTCGCACTGGGCGATGCACTGGGCGGCCACCGCCGGATTGGCCGCCGCCAGCGGGCGGTCCAGCAGCGCGGTGGGGAAGGTGATGGCGTTGCGGTCGGCGCCGTAGCTGACGTCCACCAACTCCTCGACCGCTGCATCGCCGTTGGGTCTGCGGCGCAACGACATCCGCACCCCATCCGGCAGCGGGCCGCCCAGCAGCGCCGGGGTGACGCCGACCATCGTGGCGGCGTCGCGTTCGACCAGGAACTGCCGCACATCGGCCGGCACGTCGCGGTCATCGAGCACGATGGCGGTGGTCTGACGGTTCACCTCCAACGTCACCCGCTCGAACACCGATGTGAGCCGCCAGAACCGGATGCCGACCCGGATGGCGTCGCCGAGGGTGTTGCTGGAAAGCAGAGCGAAGCCGAGGAACCCGGCCCGGGGCAACTGATAGCGCGCACCGGCCGAACCGGCCAGCGCGGTGGGGTGTTCCGTCGCGGCCAGCACGTTGCGCACGATCCGCAGTTCCTGCTCGGCGGTGATCAGCCGGTCGGCGGCGGCCAAATCCGACCGCGTGAGCCAGGTTCCGCGCAGACACCGGTCGGCGGGGATGCCCGCCTCGACGGCGGTGTCGATCAGGTCGGCCGCGGCCACCGGCGGCCGCGGGAGGTTCCAGAACCGCCCACACGCCCGATCGTCGCGACGCACTGTCCGAACGTATCAAGCCGAATGGCCGTTTCGGTCATTTTGCCCGGATCGGCGCTCACCTAACGTCAGGGCCGGGTGATACGGAGGGGAGCCGGTCGAATTGACCATCCTGCAGGAGGATCAGCGCCGCCGCCCACGGTACAAGATGCTCGGCGCACTGTTGCTGATCCTGCTGGCGGCCGCCGTCGCACTCGTCTGGGGACAGTTCCGCGGTGCGTTCACCCCGGTGACTCCGTTGACCATGCTGGCGGCGCGGGCCGGCCTGGTGATGGAGCCGGGCGCCAAGGTCACCTACAACGGTGTGCAGATCGGCCGGGTCGCCGAGATCGCCGCCGTCGACGGCAACGGGGACACCCTGGCGGAGTTCCGGCTCGACGTCGAGCCCCGGTTCGTCGAACTGATCCCGGCCAACGTGCACGCAGAGATCAAGGCCACCACGGTGTTCGGCAATAAGTACGTGGCGTTGACCGCCCCGCCCCAGCCGGCGGCGGCCCGGATCAGCCCGGACCGTCCGATCGACGCGACCGCGGTGACGACCGAGTTCAACACCTTGTTCGAGACGATCACCTCGCTGTCGGAGAAGATCGATCCGGTCAAACTCAACGCCACCCTCACCGCGCTGGCCGACGCGTTCGACGGTCTGGGCGCCGACTTCGGGCGATCGCTGGTCGACGGCAACGCGATCCTGGCCGACCTGAACGCCCGCATGCCGCAGATCCGGCATGACGTCGTCGCGCTGGCCGACCTCGCCGACATCTACGTCGCCGCATCCCCGAACCTGTGGAGCTTCCTGGACGACGCCGCCACCACGGCGCAGACGGTATTCCGGCAACGCGACGATCTCGACAACGCGCTGACCGCGGCGATCGGCTTCGGCGACACCGGCGCCGACGTCTTCGAACGGGGCGCGCCGTATCTGATCCGCGGCGCCGCGGATCTGACCGTGTCGGCCCGGCTGCTGGACCGGCACAGCCCGGCGTTGTTCTGCGGTGTCCGCAACATCGCCCGCGCCGCGCCCGCGGTGCGGTCCGCGCTGGGCGACAACGGATATTCGCTGGCCACCAACAGTTCGCTGCTGGGAGCGGAGAACCGCTATCTGTATCCGGACAACCTGCCGCGGGTGAACGCCAAGGGCGGCCCCGGCGGCAGACCCGGTTGCTGGCAGGAGATCACCCGCGAGCTGTGGCCGGCGCCGTGGCTGGTCATGGACACCGGCGCCTCGATCGCGCCGTACAACCATTTCGAACTCGGCCGGCCGATCGTCGCCGAATACGTCTGGGGCCGGCAGGGCGGAGAGGACACCATCAACCCATGAGAATCACCGGGGTGGCGGTCCGGCTGGGCATCTTCTCGGCGATCCTGCTGCTGTTCACCGCGCTGATCATCGTCGTGTTCGGGCAGGTCCGGTTCGACCGCACCGTCCGCTACGCCGCCGAGTTCAGCAATGTCAGCGGTCTGCGCGCCGGTCAGTTCGTCCGGGCCTCCGGTGTCGAGGTCGGCAAGGTGGTCAGCGTCACCGTCGGCGGCGGCGACCGCCCGGTGCGCGTCGAGTTCGCCGTCGACCACACGGTGCCGCTGTTCGCCTCCACCACCGCGGCGATCCGCTATCAGGACCTGATCGGCAACCGCTATCTGGAGTTGCAGCCGGGCACGGATCGCCGGCCGCTGCCGCCCGGCTCGACGATCCCCGTCGAACGGACCCGGCCGGCGCTCGATCTCGATGCGTTGATCGGCGGTTTCCGGCCGCTGCTGCGATCGCTCGATCCGGGCAGGGTCAACAGCATCGCCGAGTCGATCGTCGTCGCCTTGGAGGGCCGGGGCGACACCCTCGGCCAGATCCTCGACCACACCGCACAACTCACCAGCCGGCTGGCCGAACGTGACCAGACCATCGGCGAACTCATCGCCGATCTGAACGTCGTGCTCGACACCACGGTGCGCTATCAGGAGGAGTTCGACGACACCCTGGCCGATTTCGAAACGCTGATCACCGCGCTGCGCAACCGGGCCGACCCGCTCGCCGACGCGGTCGCCCACATCAGCGACGCCGCCGGCACCGTCGGGGATCTGCTCGCCGACGAACGCCCGGTGCTCAAGGACACCGTCGGCCACCTCGAGAACGTGGCCCAGCCGTTGATCGACGACATCTCCAACCTCGATGATCTGCTGATCCGCTGGCCGGAGGCGTTCAAGACCATCGGCCGGGCCGGCGGCATCTACGGCGACTTCTTCAACTTCTACCTGTGCGACCTCAATCTCAAGCTCAACGGTCTTCAGCCCGGCGGGCCGGTGCGCACGGTGCGGATCACCCATCAGCCGAGCGGACGGTGCACACCGAAATGAGAGCGATCGAAGTCTCCGACCGGGCCCGCACCGGGATCATCGGCATCCTCCTGGGCGTGCTGCTGCTCGGTGTGGGACAGAGCCTTTCCAGCATCCCGATGCTGTTCGCCCAGGCCACCTACTACGGCCAGTTCACCGACTCGGCCGGGCTCAACCCCGGCGACAAGGTCCGCATCGACGGGGTGGACGTCGGCACCGTGACCTCGACCGCGCTGCGCGACGGGCTGGTCGTGGTCGGCTTCAACCTGGGCGGCCACACCATCGGCACCGACAGCCGGCTGGCCATCCGCACCAACACCATCCTCGGCATGAAGGTGCTGGAGATCGATCCCCACGGCAGCGAGGAGCTCAAACCGCACCAGGTGCTGCCCGTGGGTCAGAGCACCGAGCCGTACCAGATCTACGACGCGTTCTTCGACGTGTCCACGGCGGCGTCGGGGTGGGACATCGACACCGTCAAACAATCGTTGACCGTGCTCGCCGACACCGTCGACCAGGCCACCCCACATCTCGGCGCGGCACTGCGCGGGGTGGCCGACCTGTCCGACGTCATCGGACAACGCGATGAGCAGTTCACCGAACTGCTGGCCGGCGCCAACGATCTGGCCGCGGTGTTCGGTGAACGCAGCGCCGACGTCAACCGGCTGCTGATCCACGCCCGCGAGCTGCTGGCCGCGGTCAACGAACGCGGCGCCGCGATCTCCCAACTGCTGGAACGGGTGTCGGCGGTATCGGAGCAGGTGGCCGGCCTCATCGAGGACAATCCCAACCTCGGGCACGTGCTGCGGCAGCTGCAGTCGGTGACCGATCTGCTGGCCGACCGCAAAGACGATCTGGCCGAACTGCTGTCCATCGTGCGCAACTACTCGGCCGGGCTGTCCGAAGCGCTCGGCAGCGGACCGTACTTCAAGGCGTTGGTGGCCAACCTGGTTCCCGGGCAGATCATGCAACCGTTCGTCGACGCCGCGTTCAAGGAGCGGGGGATCGACCCGGAGAACTTCTGGCGGGACGCCGGGCTGCCGGTGTTCCAGTGGCCGGATCCCAATGGCGCCCCGCAACCCAACCGGGCCCCGCCGCCGGCGCCGCCGGTGCGGGAGGGCACCCCCGAACATCCCGGACCGGCGGTGGTGCCCGGCGCGCCGTGCTCCTACACCCCACCGCCGGACGGGCTGCCCCGCCCGGACAACCCGCTGCCGTGCGCCGCCGTCGACCAGGGGCCGTTCGGGCCGGTCCCCGGCGGCTTCGGCCCACCCGCCGTGCTGACCGCACCGACCAAGACGGAAGGCTGATCCGTGGCGACGATCTTCGACATCCACCGGCTGAGACTCCCGCGGATCTCCCGGATCGCCCTGGTGGCAACCGTGCTGGTCGCGGCGCTGGCAGTCGTCGGCGGCTACGCCGGCTGGCGCCTGTACCGGGCACTGACCACCACCACCGTCACCGCGTACTTCCACCAGACCAACGCGCTGTATCCGGGGGACAAGGTGCAGATCGCCGGAATCCGGGTCGGCACCATCGACAGCATCGAACCCGAGGGCGACCTCATGAAGGTCACCTTCCACTTCCAGAACCGCTATCCGGTTCCGGCCGACGCCAAAGCGGTGGTGCTCAACCCGAGCCTGGTGGCGTCGCGCTCCATCCAGCTCACCCCCACCTACACCGACGGCCCGACCATGGCCGACGGTGCGGTGATCCCGCTGGACCGCACCGAGGTTCCGGTGGAATGGGACGATCTGCGCAACGAGATCACCGAGATCGTCAGCCGGCTCGGCCCCACCGACGACCAGCCCAGGGGGCCGTTCGGAGAGGTGGTCGAATCCTTCGCCGACGGGCTGGCCGGCCGCGGCGCGCAGATCAACACCACGCTCACCGGCCTGGCCGATGCGCTCACCGCGCTGCACAAGGGCAGCGACGAC contains:
- a CDS encoding MCE family protein; translation: MLGALLLILLAAAVALVWGQFRGAFTPVTPLTMLAARAGLVMEPGAKVTYNGVQIGRVAEIAAVDGNGDTLAEFRLDVEPRFVELIPANVHAEIKATTVFGNKYVALTAPPQPAAARISPDRPIDATAVTTEFNTLFETITSLSEKIDPVKLNATLTALADAFDGLGADFGRSLVDGNAILADLNARMPQIRHDVVALADLADIYVAASPNLWSFLDDAATTAQTVFRQRDDLDNALTAAIGFGDTGADVFERGAPYLIRGAADLTVSARLLDRHSPALFCGVRNIARAAPAVRSALGDNGYSLATNSSLLGAENRYLYPDNLPRVNAKGGPGGRPGCWQEITRELWPAPWLVMDTGASIAPYNHFELGRPIVAEYVWGRQGGEDTINP
- a CDS encoding DUF3253 domain-containing protein, giving the protein MDDTRRRLAAAIRDLTRDRGPTGSICPSEAARAVGGDTWRELMGQAREVARELARAGDIEVTQRGRILDPDDAWRGPIRLRIRRPEPGRTAAARGTCR
- a CDS encoding mannan-binding family protein produces the protein MRLRRLAALCTVVAVPVAAALLTAPSAHASAPSFCGEIGGQWDGRYCRTTVESVRKATRDIKIAIPGDLVDHPTTGPVIRDYLSTLMNNWRNAATDMVADSFGEGNHQVFRRGDVLSVVFRETYHADGPDFNNAYRTFTFDMANGRRLQLADLVKPGVDPLTEIPPLARPYIEQALDVAPPPHQPRTYPFIFERWTPDKVYSGAYKAWALNGDELVIYMPDYPVARDRPTDFTPGVMQWSMDGGTVQAHIPLSALAPILRPEYGGSR
- a CDS encoding AraC family transcriptional regulator; the protein is MRRDDRACGRFWNLPRPPVAAADLIDTAVEAGIPADRCLRGTWLTRSDLAAADRLITAEQELRIVRNVLAATEHPTALAGSAGARYQLPRAGFLGFALLSSNTLGDAIRVGIRFWRLTSVFERVTLEVNRQTTAIVLDDRDVPADVRQFLVERDAATMVGVTPALLGGPLPDGVRMSLRRRPNGDAAVEELVDVSYGADRNAITFPTALLDRPLAAANPAVAAQCIAQCDELLARHQDEPTVASRVRRRLARDPGAVPLMRTLATEMGFTERTLRRRLAREGTGYRSLIDEVRGARAADLLSGGATVKQVAQQLGYSEPAAFHHAFVRWHALPPARFRRADVR
- a CDS encoding o-succinylbenzoate synthase; its protein translation is MPTLDELLERLRVVALPMRVPFRGVTVREVALIEGPVAWGEFGAFPEYGPAEAAAWLAAGIEAAFKSPPLIRRHRIPINATVPAVPAQRVPEVLSRFPGARTAKVKVAEPGQTLTDDVARVNAVRELVPTVRVDVNGAWTVDEAVKAAAALTADGPLEYLEQPCATIAELAELRRRIDVPIAADESIRKADDPLRVVRAGAADIAVLKVAPLGGAYRLLEIATAIDIPIVVSSALDTAVGIGRGLLAAAALPQLNHACGLGTGRLFVEDVAEPLELVDGHLPAAPVRPDPQRVLELAAPPDRRRWWMDRTRECFALLET
- a CDS encoding MCE family protein, encoding MRITGVAVRLGIFSAILLLFTALIIVVFGQVRFDRTVRYAAEFSNVSGLRAGQFVRASGVEVGKVVSVTVGGGDRPVRVEFAVDHTVPLFASTTAAIRYQDLIGNRYLELQPGTDRRPLPPGSTIPVERTRPALDLDALIGGFRPLLRSLDPGRVNSIAESIVVALEGRGDTLGQILDHTAQLTSRLAERDQTIGELIADLNVVLDTTVRYQEEFDDTLADFETLITALRNRADPLADAVAHISDAAGTVGDLLADERPVLKDTVGHLENVAQPLIDDISNLDDLLIRWPEAFKTIGRAGGIYGDFFNFYLCDLNLKLNGLQPGGPVRTVRITHQPSGRCTPK
- the fadD8 gene encoding fatty-acid--CoA ligase FadD8 translates to MSDQLLRHPLHSGHLTVGALKRNKDKPVLFLGDTTLTGGQLADRISQYIQAFEALGAGTGAAVGLLSLNRPEVLMIIGAGQTQGYRRTALHPLGSLDDHAYVLSDAEVTSLIIDPNPAFVERAHALLEKVPSLQRILTIGPVPPALDGVAVDLTAEAAKYEPRPLVAADLPPDHIGGLTYTGGTTGKPKGVIGTVQSITTMTTIQLAEWEWPENPRFLMCTPLSHAGAAFFVPTIVKGGEMIVLPKFDPAEVLRVIEERRITATMLVPSMLYALLDHPDSRTRDLSSLETVYYGASAINPVRLKEAIDRFGPIFAQYYGQSEAPMVITYLPKGAHDEKRLTSCGRPTLFARTALLDPDGNPVPQGEVGEICVSGPLLAGGYWKLPEETAKTFKDGWLRTGDMAREDEDGYWYIVDRVKDMIITGGFNVFPREVEDIVAEHPAVAQVCVIGTPDEKWGEAVTAVIVLRPEVDRDEANVERIKDEIRASVKERKGSVQAPKQVIVVDSVPTTALGKPDKKAVRARFWKDSERAIG